Proteins from a genomic interval of Clostridium cochlearium:
- a CDS encoding electron transfer flavoprotein subunit beta/FixA family protein produces MKILVCIKQVPGTTKVEVDEKTGVLKRDGIDSKMNPYDLYALETALKLKEEFGGEIKVVTMGPPQAKEIIKEAYAMGADDGVILSDRRFAGADVLATSYTLYQGIKKLGEYDLIICGKQTTDGDTAQVGPEMAEYLDIPHIANVLKINKVKENSLIVEMDMPESVELAEIKFPCLITVDKDIFQPRLPSYKRKKITERKEIKMYSLDDFDDKNEYNYGLNGSPTQVEKIFPPPVNEHKEIWEGDSLELGNRVFEELKKLKYV; encoded by the coding sequence ATGAAAATATTAGTATGTATAAAGCAAGTACCTGGTACAACCAAAGTAGAGGTGGATGAAAAAACAGGAGTATTAAAAAGAGATGGGATAGATTCTAAAATGAATCCGTATGATCTATATGCTCTTGAGACAGCACTTAAATTAAAAGAAGAGTTTGGAGGAGAGATAAAAGTTGTAACTATGGGCCCACCACAAGCAAAAGAGATAATAAAAGAAGCCTATGCAATGGGAGCAGATGATGGTGTTATTTTATCTGATAGAAGATTTGCAGGAGCAGATGTATTGGCAACATCTTATACTTTATATCAGGGTATTAAAAAACTAGGAGAGTATGATCTTATAATATGTGGTAAGCAGACTACAGATGGAGATACTGCTCAAGTGGGACCTGAAATGGCAGAATATTTAGATATACCTCATATAGCAAATGTTTTAAAAATAAACAAAGTAAAAGAGAACAGTTTAATAGTAGAAATGGATATGCCGGAATCAGTAGAATTAGCCGAAATTAAATTTCCTTGTTTAATAACAGTAGATAAAGATATATTTCAACCAAGACTTCCTTCATATAAAAGAAAAAAAATAACAGAAAGAAAAGAAATAAAAATGTATAGTTTAGATGATTTTGATGATAAAAATGAATACAACTATGGATTAAACGGTTCGCCAACACAGGTTGAAAAAATATTTCCACCACCAGTAAATGAACACAAAGAAATTTGGGAAGGTGATAGTTTAGAGTTGGGCAACAGGGTTTTTGAAGAGCTTAAAAAATTAAAATATGTTTAA
- a CDS encoding CidA/LrgA family protein: MKILRELGIIILIAILGEAIHLIFNLPIPGNVLGMVILFICLYFDLIKITMISQISKFLLDHLAFFFVPAGVGILACIPFLKGKLLSVFLIIVISTVIVIAVTGWVIQLYIRKVDKK; encoded by the coding sequence TTGAAAATTTTAAGGGAGTTGGGGATTATTATATTAATAGCTATCTTAGGAGAGGCCATTCATTTAATTTTTAATTTGCCTATTCCAGGAAATGTTTTAGGCATGGTTATTCTATTTATATGTTTATATTTTGATTTAATTAAAATAACTATGATTTCTCAAATAAGTAAATTTCTTTTAGATCATCTTGCTTTTTTCTTTGTACCTGCAGGAGTCGGGATTTTAGCTTGTATACCTTTTCTAAAAGGTAAATTGTTATCTGTTTTCTTAATTATAGTTATATCCACTGTTATTGTAATTGCCGTAACTGGTTGGGTAATACAGTTATATATAAGGAAGGTTGATAAAAAATGA
- a CDS encoding LrgB family protein, with amino-acid sequence MKELINSPIMSVFISIVCFEIGLYINTKTKISILNPLLICIPLIILLMKLLNIPLENFNKGGEMISFFLAPATVVLAVPLYNKIDLVKKYFIAILLGVTVGCFTAITSVYYLSTLFGLKEEVIYSIIPKSITTPIGMEVSKLIGGIPAITVSAIVLTGITGAIISPIVCKVFRIKNEVAMGIAIGTASHAIGTTKAIEMGETQGAMSGLAIGIAGLITSFLVPIIINFI; translated from the coding sequence ATGAAAGAACTTATAAATTCTCCAATTATGAGTGTATTTATATCAATAGTCTGTTTTGAAATTGGTCTATATATAAATACAAAAACTAAAATTTCAATTTTAAATCCACTTTTAATATGTATTCCATTAATTATATTATTGATGAAATTATTAAATATACCTCTTGAAAATTTTAATAAAGGTGGAGAAATGATATCGTTTTTTTTAGCTCCTGCAACGGTAGTTTTAGCAGTTCCTTTGTATAATAAAATAGATTTAGTAAAAAAATACTTTATAGCAATTTTATTAGGAGTAACAGTAGGATGTTTCACAGCTATAACTAGTGTTTATTATCTATCTACTTTATTTGGCTTAAAAGAAGAAGTAATCTATTCTATAATTCCTAAATCTATAACTACTCCTATAGGTATGGAAGTTTCAAAATTAATTGGTGGAATTCCTGCAATTACAGTATCAGCTATTGTTTTAACTGGAATAACAGGTGCTATCATATCACCTATAGTTTGCAAAGTTTTCCGTATAAAAAATGAAGTAGCTATGGGTATAGCTATTGGTACAGCATCTCATGCTATAGGTACTACAAAAGCTATAGAAATGGGTGAAACTCAAGGTGCAATGAGTGGACTTGCTATAGGAATTGCGGGACTTATCACTTCATTTTTGGTACCAATTATAATTAATTTTATATAA
- a CDS encoding FeoA family protein, which translates to MTLNELKIGEKAYVDTISGNNDKLAKRLLALGCIKGTEVCVKKVAPFGDPIIINLRGFDLALRKKDAKNISIENSLKSVERMAKIYDNCCASR; encoded by the coding sequence ATGACTTTAAACGAATTAAAAATTGGAGAGAAAGCATATGTTGATACTATATCTGGTAATAATGATAAATTAGCTAAGAGACTTTTAGCTCTTGGATGCATAAAAGGAACAGAAGTCTGTGTTAAGAAAGTTGCTCCTTTTGGTGATCCAATTATTATTAATTTAAGAGGTTTTGATTTAGCTTTAAGAAAAAAAGATGCAAAAAATATTTCAATAGAAAATTCACTTAAATCCGTAGAAAGGATGGCAAAAATATATGATAACTGCTGCGCTAGTAGGTAA
- the argS gene encoding arginine--tRNA ligase yields the protein MNYKQLISERLSSILELPIEDLEKLIEIPPRPEMGDYAFPCFQLAKKFRKAPNVIAEELKDKFDKNSFEKVENLGPYLNFFVDKSILSKSVIEKILEEKDKYGASKVGENKKVLIEYSSPNIAKPFHVGHLFSTAIGNSLYKILTFEGYDCERINHLGDWGTQFGKLIAAYKRWVDQEALEKEPIKELLRIYVKFHDEAEKDPSLEEEGRLHFKRLEDGEEEEVRLWKRFRELSLKEFKKVYDMLNVEFDSYAGESFYGDKMDAVVEEIDKKGLLVESNGAKVVMLEDYNMPPCIIKKSDGATIYATRDLATAIYRKNTYDFYKSIYVVGLEQSLHFKQVFTTLKLMGHNWADDCTHIGFGLVRFTDRKLSTRKGEVIFLEDLLKESIDKTLEIINEKNSELENKEETAKKIGIGAVIFTYLKNNRERDIVFSWDEMLSFDGETGPYVQYSYARGKSILRKAGEIKGDIDYSKLNSKEEFELVKTLEGFNKSILQAIEKLEPSIVTRYVIEVAKAFNKFYNHNSILNAEDEEIKKARIKLVESTCQVIKNALNLLGIDVVEKM from the coding sequence ATGAATTATAAACAATTAATAAGTGAAAGATTAAGTTCTATTCTAGAATTGCCTATAGAAGATTTAGAAAAACTTATTGAAATACCACCAAGACCAGAAATGGGGGATTATGCTTTTCCATGCTTTCAATTAGCTAAAAAATTTAGAAAAGCACCTAATGTTATAGCAGAAGAATTAAAGGACAAATTTGATAAAAATAGTTTTGAAAAGGTTGAAAACTTAGGACCTTATTTAAATTTCTTTGTAGATAAATCCATATTGAGTAAAAGTGTAATAGAAAAGATATTAGAAGAAAAAGATAAATATGGAGCTTCAAAAGTAGGGGAAAATAAAAAGGTATTAATAGAATACTCCTCTCCTAATATTGCAAAGCCTTTCCACGTAGGGCATTTATTTAGTACTGCCATTGGAAATTCCTTATACAAAATATTGACTTTTGAAGGATATGATTGTGAAAGGATAAATCACTTAGGAGATTGGGGAACACAATTTGGAAAGCTAATAGCTGCTTATAAAAGATGGGTAGACCAAGAGGCTTTAGAAAAAGAACCTATAAAAGAGCTTTTAAGAATATATGTTAAATTTCATGATGAAGCAGAAAAAGATCCTTCTCTAGAAGAAGAGGGAAGACTACACTTTAAAAGATTGGAAGATGGAGAAGAAGAGGAAGTTAGGCTTTGGAAGAGATTTAGAGAATTGAGCTTAAAAGAATTTAAAAAAGTATATGATATGTTAAATGTAGAGTTTGATTCTTATGCAGGAGAGAGTTTCTATGGCGATAAAATGGATGCTGTTGTAGAAGAAATAGATAAAAAAGGATTACTTGTAGAAAGTAATGGAGCAAAGGTTGTAATGTTAGAGGATTACAATATGCCACCATGTATAATTAAAAAATCTGATGGCGCAACTATTTACGCTACTAGAGATTTAGCTACAGCTATATATAGAAAAAATACATATGATTTTTATAAAAGTATATATGTAGTTGGATTAGAACAATCATTGCACTTTAAACAAGTATTTACAACATTAAAATTAATGGGACATAATTGGGCAGATGATTGCACTCACATAGGATTTGGTTTAGTAAGATTTACAGATAGAAAGCTTTCCACAAGAAAAGGTGAGGTTATATTCCTTGAGGATCTTTTAAAAGAATCTATAGATAAAACATTAGAAATAATAAATGAAAAGAATTCAGAGCTAGAAAACAAAGAAGAAACGGCTAAAAAAATAGGAATTGGTGCAGTTATATTTACTTATCTTAAAAATAATAGAGAAAGAGATATAGTATTTAGTTGGGATGAAATGTTAAGCTTTGATGGGGAAACAGGTCCATATGTTCAATATAGTTATGCTAGAGGAAAGAGTATTTTGAGAAAAGCAGGAGAAATAAAAGGTGATATTGACTATAGTAAATTAAATTCTAAAGAAGAGTTTGAACTTGTAAAAACTTTAGAAGGATTTAATAAATCCATACTTCAAGCTATAGAAAAATTGGAGCCATCTATTGTAACAAGATACGTAATAGAAGTTGCTAAAGCCTTTAATAAATTTTATAATCATAATAGTATTTTGAATGCAGAAGATGAAGAAATAAAGAAAGCTAGAATAAAACTTGTAGAGTCAACTTGTCAAGTTATAAAAAATGCTCTTAATTTATTGGGAATAGATGTAGTAGAAAAAATGTAA
- a CDS encoding HAD-IB family hydrolase — translation MKRVAAFFDIDGTLYREGLITEVFKKMIKYEIIHPKRWYNEVRPEYLKWDNRTGDYDDYLLKMAKIYIEAIKGLHKYQVEFIARNVVEQKGDRVYTYTRNRIKWHKEQGHLIVTVSGSPIELVKEMSLKHGFDDFRGSVYELDDNEIYTGEVRPMWDSKNKKKAIAELIEKYDIDINKSYAYGDTTGDLSMFQMMRYPICVNPTRELLSKISKDEEVREKINIIVERKDVIYKLKPDNIDILDV, via the coding sequence TTGAAGAGAGTTGCTGCTTTTTTTGATATAGATGGAACATTGTATAGAGAAGGTCTTATAACAGAAGTTTTTAAAAAAATGATAAAGTATGAAATAATACATCCTAAAAGATGGTATAATGAGGTTAGACCAGAATATTTAAAATGGGATAATAGGACAGGGGATTATGATGATTATTTATTAAAAATGGCAAAGATATATATTGAAGCTATAAAAGGACTTCATAAATATCAGGTGGAATTTATAGCTAGAAATGTAGTAGAACAGAAGGGAGATAGGGTTTATACTTATACAAGGAATAGAATAAAGTGGCATAAAGAGCAGGGACATTTAATAGTTACAGTATCAGGTAGTCCTATAGAATTAGTTAAGGAAATGAGTTTAAAACATGGATTTGATGATTTTAGGGGAAGTGTATATGAATTAGATGATAATGAAATTTATACAGGTGAAGTAAGACCTATGTGGGATAGTAAAAATAAGAAAAAGGCTATAGCAGAACTTATAGAAAAATATGATATTGATATAAATAAAAGTTATGCTTATGGAGATACAACGGGAGATTTATCAATGTTTCAAATGATGAGATATCCTATTTGTGTAAATCCTACAAGGGAACTTTTAAGTAAAATCTCAAAAGATGAAGAAGTTAGAGAAAAGATCAATATAATAGTTGAAAGAAAAGATGTAATATATAAGTTAAAACCTGATAATATAGATATTTTAGATGTATAA
- a CDS encoding transposase: MFLLPRVRRQKSEDAIYHVMVRSITEVPLFKKHEDKIRYLNKMREYQKQYGFKVYAYCLMTNHGHFIIDSNGADISKIMQGQNLSYAINFNKINKRRGPLFQDRFKSKIVDTQRYLITLSAYIHNNVLDIKGYEKCPEKYKYSSLKVYLGLEKDDTGLLDEAFIMQYFSNNVKEARENYAKLVYICDDEKIKKELEFKDEKTEYRSERKIIVRNFDPDEILKFIEKETGINKIMFHIQKTKNSKIVKALACLFMRSFCNYKCKDICKVLGNITQSTVSRLCSIGVELISTEDEYKDIMNKFICQHGNPKTVVCT, encoded by the coding sequence GTGTTTTTATTGCCAAGAGTTAGAAGACAAAAATCAGAGGATGCTATATATCATGTAATGGTAAGAAGCATAACAGAAGTCCCCCTATTTAAGAAACATGAAGATAAAATTAGATATTTAAATAAGATGAGGGAATATCAAAAACAATATGGTTTTAAAGTGTATGCATATTGCCTAATGACAAATCATGGACATTTTATAATAGATTCTAATGGAGCAGATATATCAAAAATAATGCAGGGACAAAATCTTAGCTATGCAATAAATTTTAATAAAATTAATAAAAGAAGGGGACCTTTATTTCAAGACAGATTTAAAAGTAAAATAGTTGATACACAAAGATATCTTATTACATTATCTGCCTACATTCATAACAATGTGTTAGATATAAAAGGATATGAAAAATGCCCAGAAAAGTATAAATACTCAAGTTTGAAAGTATACTTAGGTCTTGAAAAAGATGACACAGGTCTTTTAGATGAAGCATTTATAATGCAGTATTTTAGTAATAATGTAAAAGAAGCTAGGGAGAACTATGCTAAATTAGTTTACATATGTGATGATGAAAAAATAAAAAAAGAATTAGAATTTAAAGATGAAAAAACAGAATATAGAAGTGAAAGAAAGATAATAGTAAGAAACTTTGATCCAGATGAAATATTAAAGTTTATTGAAAAAGAAACTGGAATAAACAAAATAATGTTTCATATACAAAAGACCAAAAACTCAAAAATTGTAAAAGCACTAGCTTGCCTTTTTATGAGAAGTTTTTGTAATTACAAATGTAAAGACATATGTAAAGTATTAGGAAATATTACTCAATCAACAGTATCAAGACTTTGTTCTATTGGAGTTGAACTAATATCAACAGAAGATGAATATAAAGATATAATGAATAAATTTATTTGTCAACACGGGAACCCCAAAACAGTAGTTTGTACCTAA
- a CDS encoding ribonuclease H-like domain-containing protein, translating into MIIRENSKNVGEIFEKYSLKNGEIDIYEDAIYFDLEHYIYKKPICIGVFGCAFYDKQHKELKITQYMIENKKDAKDILNYAKVYFENMKNLGKKYIVTFSGNNDFTVINYLFEKYNIDFKIKEFFKHVDLQREYEKVKGNSIGLKDLEKEFNIERQSEVISGQNLAKTFGKVIKDREYIERMPEDKKNRILLYNEQDVVSLFYIITSWFKVIKEK; encoded by the coding sequence TTGATTATTAGAGAAAATAGTAAGAATGTGGGCGAGATATTTGAAAAGTATTCGTTAAAAAATGGGGAAATTGATATATATGAAGATGCAATATATTTTGATTTAGAGCATTATATTTATAAAAAACCAATATGCATAGGAGTATTTGGTTGTGCTTTTTATGATAAACAACATAAAGAGTTAAAAATAACTCAGTATATGATAGAAAATAAAAAAGATGCCAAAGATATATTAAATTATGCCAAAGTATATTTTGAAAATATGAAAAACTTAGGTAAGAAATATATTGTTACTTTTTCGGGAAATAATGATTTTACTGTAATAAATTATCTTTTTGAAAAATACAACATAGACTTTAAAATAAAGGAATTTTTTAAACATGTAGATTTACAAAGAGAATATGAGAAAGTAAAAGGAAATAGTATAGGACTAAAAGACTTAGAAAAAGAATTTAATATTGAAAGGCAAAGTGAGGTTATAAGTGGACAAAATTTAGCTAAAACTTTTGGAAAGGTTATAAAAGATAGAGAGTATATAGAAAGAATGCCAGAAGATAAGAAAAATAGGATTCTTCTTTATAATGAACAAGATGTAGTAAGCCTTTTCTATATTATTACTAGTTGGTTTAAAGTAATAAAAGAAAAATAG
- a CDS encoding FadR/GntR family transcriptional regulator gives MFSPVKNKKVYEEVIEQIKDMIYKGILKKGDKLPSERHMVEKLQVSRTSVREALRCLEIIGLIESRQGEGNFIKENFENGLIEPLSVMFMLKDSKSEEILELRKIIEIGTVQLAAKRISKSELDELKELKEKLKNLNKEENLAEIDREFHYKIAEASQNFLLLGVLNAISSLMESYIKDARKSILEEEGNRQELIKQHENIFEALNNNNEDEAIKAMTKHLDFANKYMINR, from the coding sequence ATGTTTAGTCCTGTAAAAAATAAGAAAGTATATGAAGAAGTTATAGAACAAATTAAGGATATGATATATAAGGGAATATTAAAAAAAGGAGATAAACTTCCTTCTGAAAGGCATATGGTAGAAAAATTACAGGTCAGTAGAACATCTGTAAGGGAAGCATTAAGGTGCTTGGAGATAATTGGTTTAATAGAGAGTAGGCAAGGAGAAGGAAATTTTATAAAAGAAAATTTTGAAAATGGTCTTATAGAACCACTCTCAGTAATGTTTATGCTTAAAGACAGTAAATCAGAAGAAATTTTAGAATTAAGAAAAATAATAGAAATAGGTACAGTCCAATTAGCTGCTAAAAGGATATCTAAAAGTGAATTAGATGAGTTAAAAGAACTTAAAGAAAAATTAAAAAACCTAAATAAAGAAGAAAATTTAGCAGAAATAGATAGGGAATTTCATTATAAAATAGCAGAGGCATCCCAAAATTTTTTATTATTAGGAGTATTAAATGCAATTTCTTCACTGATGGAATCTTATATAAAAGATGCTAGAAAAAGCATTCTAGAGGAGGAAGGAAATAGACAAGAGCTTATAAAGCAGCATGAAAATATTTTTGAAGCATTAAATAACAATAATGAGGATGAAGCTATAAAAGCGATGACAAAACATTTAGATTTTGCGAATAAGTATATGATTAATAGATAA
- a CDS encoding ribonuclease H-like domain-containing protein yields the protein MIVNTKKEDIKIPLNIFKKYHMDEIAYFDIETTGFDRENNNIILISLGWYEDYYNFRINQYYAESLQEEYDILKSFGNDIKNFDIWSSYNGIAFDEPFIKHRLHKKNLEYDLPKEHVDLYRHIKPYYKKLGMKRCNLKSVERFIGINRKDEINGGISVKLYEEYLSTGDTNLRDIIMLHNYEDVLNLPKIFKLRYKIETNDDLEREDIITDKQNKYLRYLLKQNHVSIKYNVRKMSKRTASKLIGELLKGIKDEEELRKIIKESY from the coding sequence TTGATAGTAAATACAAAAAAAGAGGATATAAAAATACCTCTGAATATATTTAAAAAATATCATATGGATGAAATAGCTTACTTTGATATAGAAACTACAGGATTTGATAGGGAAAATAATAATATAATACTTATATCTTTGGGATGGTATGAAGATTATTATAATTTTAGAATAAATCAGTATTATGCTGAAAGTTTACAAGAAGAATATGATATATTAAAAAGCTTTGGTAATGATATAAAAAACTTTGACATTTGGAGTTCTTATAATGGAATAGCTTTTGATGAACCATTCATAAAACATAGACTTCATAAGAAAAATTTAGAATATGATTTACCTAAAGAACACGTAGATTTATATAGGCATATAAAACCTTACTATAAAAAATTGGGAATGAAAAGATGCAACTTAAAAAGTGTAGAAAGATTTATAGGAATAAATAGAAAAGATGAAATAAATGGTGGGATTAGTGTAAAACTTTATGAAGAGTATTTAAGTACAGGAGATACGAATTTGAGAGATATTATAATGCTGCATAACTATGAAGATGTTTTAAATCTTCCTAAAATATTTAAATTAAGATATAAGATTGAAACAAATGATGATTTAGAAAGAGAAGATATTATTACAGATAAACAAAATAAATATTTACGTTATTTGTTAAAACAAAACCATGTAAGCATTAAATATAATGTAAGAAAAATGTCAAAAAGAACAGCTTCAAAACTTATAGGAGAGTTGTTGAAAGGTATAAAAGATGAAGAAGAGTTAAGAAAAATTATAAAAGAAAGCTATTAA
- a CDS encoding FeoB-associated Cys-rich membrane protein produces the protein METIIALLIGAIAVYVLYKNIKKSASGGCSGCSGCSSASHCSSYKESKDE, from the coding sequence ATGGAAACAATTATAGCCCTTTTAATAGGTGCCATAGCTGTTTATGTACTATATAAAAATATTAAAAAAAGTGCTTCTGGTGGCTGTAGTGGCTGCAGTGGTTGTTCTTCTGCTTCACATTGCTCAAGTTACAAAGAATCTAAAGATGAGTAA
- the feoB gene encoding ferrous iron transport protein B gives MITAALVGNPNVGKTSLFNILTGSNQYVGNWAGVTVEKKEGYMDNIAKIVDLPGIYAMDTYSNEEKVSKNYLSTENIDVILNIVDASNLERNLYLTYQLKEFRKPIILLLNMMDVVEEKNIKIDFDLLEKELKVKVIPISASKNTGIDKLKELLMTDNFFGIYVDNEFQFRSEEETYSLIEQVLKKAVVCCNPDESSITDKIDNLLLNKFLAYPIFLAILYIIFQFTFSWVGQPLSDLLDEGLNNALIPYLNSSLSSLSPWFKSLLVDGIVGGIGSVIVFLPIILTLFLGISFLEDSGYMSRAAFIMDKLMRRMGLSGKAFIPLIIGFGCSVPGIMASRTLESEKDRKLTALLVPLMSCNARLPVYALFASVFFPGNETLIVFSLYLLGILIAFLIGILFKNTLFKKDEEPFIIELSPYKMPGFKSLTKLTWEKGKGFLKKAGTIIFAASVVIWFLSNFNFTGMVEMNDSLLASIGKLIAPIFKPLGFGSWENSVAILTGITAKEIILSSMGVIYGGNLREVLPNHFTVLSSYSFLVFVLLYTPCVSVVAAMKKEYGSKMMYFSIFYQLILAWIVSFIVYNIGLLLI, from the coding sequence ATGATAACTGCTGCGCTAGTAGGTAATCCTAACGTTGGAAAAACTTCTCTTTTTAATATACTAACCGGTTCTAACCAATATGTAGGTAATTGGGCTGGAGTAACTGTAGAAAAAAAGGAAGGATACATGGACAATATAGCAAAAATAGTAGATCTCCCTGGTATATATGCTATGGATACTTATTCTAATGAAGAAAAAGTATCTAAAAATTATTTATCCACAGAAAATATAGATGTTATTTTAAATATAGTAGATGCATCGAATTTAGAGAGAAACTTATATTTAACTTATCAATTAAAAGAATTCAGAAAACCCATTATTCTTCTATTAAATATGATGGATGTAGTAGAAGAAAAAAACATTAAAATAGATTTTGATTTACTAGAAAAAGAATTAAAAGTTAAAGTAATACCTATTTCTGCCTCTAAAAATACAGGTATTGACAAATTAAAAGAACTTTTAATGACAGATAATTTTTTTGGCATTTATGTTGATAATGAATTTCAGTTTCGTAGTGAAGAAGAAACCTATTCTCTAATAGAACAGGTCTTAAAAAAAGCTGTAGTCTGTTGTAACCCTGATGAATCTAGTATTACAGATAAAATAGATAATTTACTTTTAAATAAATTTTTAGCTTACCCTATTTTTTTAGCAATACTTTATATTATTTTTCAGTTTACTTTTTCATGGGTAGGACAACCTTTATCTGACTTACTAGACGAAGGGCTTAATAATGCTCTTATACCATACTTAAATAGTAGTTTATCTAGCCTTAGTCCTTGGTTTAAATCATTGTTGGTAGACGGTATTGTAGGTGGTATTGGTTCCGTAATTGTATTTTTACCAATTATTCTAACATTGTTTTTAGGAATATCTTTTTTAGAGGATAGCGGATATATGTCTAGAGCTGCCTTTATAATGGATAAACTTATGAGAAGAATGGGACTTTCAGGTAAAGCTTTCATACCTTTAATAATAGGTTTTGGATGTTCTGTACCAGGAATTATGGCTTCTAGAACCTTAGAAAGTGAAAAGGATAGAAAACTTACAGCACTACTGGTTCCTTTAATGTCTTGTAATGCTAGACTACCAGTTTACGCATTGTTTGCTTCAGTATTTTTCCCAGGCAATGAAACTTTAATAGTATTTTCCTTATACCTTTTAGGTATTTTAATAGCTTTTTTAATTGGAATATTATTTAAAAACACTCTATTTAAAAAAGATGAAGAACCTTTTATAATAGAACTTTCTCCATATAAAATGCCTGGATTTAAAAGTTTAACTAAACTTACTTGGGAAAAAGGAAAAGGATTCCTAAAAAAAGCTGGTACAATAATTTTTGCAGCCTCTGTAGTAATATGGTTTTTATCTAATTTTAACTTTACAGGCATGGTAGAAATGAATGATAGCTTATTAGCATCTATTGGTAAATTAATAGCTCCTATTTTCAAACCTTTAGGCTTTGGTTCTTGGGAAAATTCAGTTGCTATATTAACTGGAATAACTGCTAAAGAAATAATCCTAAGTTCTATGGGCGTTATATATGGTGGCAACTTAAGAGAAGTATTACCAAACCACTTTACAGTTTTATCTTCCTATAGTTTCTTAGTGTTTGTACTGCTATACACTCCTTGTGTATCTGTTGTAGCTGCAATGAAAAAAGAATATGGTAGTAAAATGATGTATTTTTCTATTTTTTATCAATTAATTTTAGCATGGATTGTATCATTTATAGTATACAATATAGGTTTACTGTTAATATAA